A section of the Agromyces aurantiacus genome encodes:
- a CDS encoding tryptophan-rich sensory protein, with amino-acid sequence MTTTTHDRSAEATTRPPGPSDTVRQLVVLVTSLLAIAAAFIGSGAFAGRPIQEAAGGWLDADSTLIAPARPAFGIWSVIYTGLLAYALWQLLPAQRTSARHRRIGYAVAASLVLNAVWIGVVQFDLLGLSVVVIFALLAVLAWLFVQIRRMPPRSVLDGIITDGSIGLYLGWVVVATAANTTAALAASGFDGWGIAPVVWAVIVIAVAAGVGVAIGIAGRGRLAPMVSLCWGLAWLGVARLTDEPSSQVTGIAAFIAAGVVVIATVGARIGAMVVARADRIDREAEARAST; translated from the coding sequence ATGACCACGACCACGCACGACCGGAGCGCCGAGGCGACGACACGTCCCCCCGGCCCGTCCGACACGGTCCGCCAGCTCGTCGTGCTCGTCACGTCGCTGCTCGCCATCGCCGCCGCGTTCATCGGCTCGGGCGCCTTCGCGGGCCGGCCGATCCAGGAGGCCGCGGGCGGATGGCTCGACGCCGACTCCACGCTCATCGCCCCAGCCCGGCCGGCGTTCGGCATCTGGAGCGTCATCTACACGGGCCTGCTCGCCTACGCGCTGTGGCAGCTGCTGCCGGCCCAGCGCACGTCGGCGCGGCATCGGCGGATCGGCTACGCGGTGGCGGCGTCGCTCGTGCTGAACGCCGTGTGGATCGGCGTCGTCCAGTTCGACCTGCTCGGGCTCAGCGTCGTCGTGATCTTCGCGCTGCTCGCGGTGCTGGCCTGGCTGTTCGTGCAGATCCGGCGGATGCCGCCGCGCTCCGTCCTCGACGGGATCATCACCGACGGCTCCATCGGGTTGTACCTCGGCTGGGTCGTCGTGGCGACGGCGGCGAACACGACCGCGGCGCTCGCGGCATCCGGGTTCGACGGCTGGGGCATCGCACCGGTCGTCTGGGCCGTCATCGTCATCGCGGTCGCCGCGGGCGTCGGCGTGGCGATCGGGATCGCGGGCCGCGGCCGGCTCGCGCCGATGGTCTCGCTGTGCTGGGGGCTCGCGTGGCTCGGCGTCGCACGCCTGACCGACGAGCCGTCGTCGCAGGTCACCGGCATCGCGGCGTTCATCGCCGCGGGCGTGGTCGTCATCGCGACGGTCGGCGCGCGCATCGGCGCGATGGTCGTCGCGCGCGCCGACCGAATCGACCGCGAGGCGGAGGCCCGCGCGTCGACCTGA
- a CDS encoding SDR family NAD(P)-dependent oxidoreductase produces MAQYDVADRSAIVTGGGSGIGRAVALLLAANGASVLVNDMNGDHADAVVDEIRAAGGDAEASVGDVTDPAWVDASIHAANALAPLRIAVNNAGIGGAAAPIGEYPVDSWDKVIAVNLSSVFHGMRAQLPAIAENGGGAIVNIASILGTVGFANSSAYVSAKHGLVGLTKNAALEYATEGVRVNSVGPAFIKTPLIDANLDEATQEFLVGKHPIGRLGQPEEVAALVAFLASDAASFITGSYHLVDGGYTAV; encoded by the coding sequence ATGGCCCAGTACGACGTGGCGGACCGATCGGCGATCGTGACCGGGGGAGGCAGCGGCATCGGCCGCGCCGTGGCGCTGCTGCTCGCGGCGAACGGCGCGTCGGTGCTCGTCAACGACATGAACGGCGACCACGCCGACGCCGTCGTCGACGAGATCCGCGCGGCCGGCGGCGACGCCGAGGCGTCGGTCGGGGACGTGACCGACCCCGCGTGGGTCGACGCGTCGATCCACGCCGCGAACGCGCTCGCGCCGCTGCGCATCGCGGTGAACAACGCCGGCATCGGCGGTGCGGCCGCGCCGATCGGCGAGTACCCGGTCGACAGCTGGGACAAGGTCATCGCGGTCAACCTCAGCTCCGTCTTCCACGGCATGCGGGCGCAACTGCCCGCGATCGCCGAGAACGGCGGTGGGGCGATCGTCAACATCGCGTCGATCCTCGGCACCGTGGGGTTCGCGAACTCGTCGGCCTACGTCAGCGCCAAGCACGGCCTCGTCGGCCTCACCAAGAACGCCGCGCTCGAGTACGCCACGGAGGGCGTGCGCGTGAACTCGGTCGGGCCGGCGTTCATCAAGACGCCGCTGATCGACGCGAACCTCGACGAGGCCACGCAGGAGTTCCTGGTCGGCAAGCACCCCATCGGCCGGCTCGGCCAGCCCGAGGAGGTCGCGGCGCTCGTCGCGTTCCTCGCGAGCGACGCCGCGAGCTTCATCACGGGCAGCTACCACCTCGTCGACGGCGGCTACACGGCGGTCTGA
- a CDS encoding amidase, with protein MSAAPGIDVVEASIADLRAALESGRTTAVELVEAYLARIDAYDAPGTGTSLNAVVVRNPDALADAQASDERRARGEVLGPLDGIPYTAKDSYLVKGLTAAAGSPAFEHLVAQRDAFTIERLRGAGAICLGLTNMPPMANGGMQRGVYGRAESPYNAEYLTAAFGSGSSNGSGTATAASFAAFGLGEETWSSGRAPASNNALCAYTPSRGVISVRGNWPLVPTMDVVVPHTRTIADLLEVLDVIVADDPETRGDFWRAQPWIALPAASAVRPDSYLDLLPGSAPEPSAQGVASRHPEPAQPAEPSRNDPGAGARAARAVRGPLAGTRIGVPRMYVNADPDAGTAEPGGAVGIGGPTGQRIETRASVIELWDAARRDLEAAGAEVVLVDFPVVSNYEGDRPGAPTIATRGLVSPEYLRREIVDLSAWAWEDFLQANGDPALHTLADVDGARIFPQPEGALPDRYTGFDDDIAEYPGWVRAHPGATWADMAELEGGLRGLEETRRVDLEQWMDELGLDAVAFPAVADVGPADMDVNPASADLGWRNGVWVANGNLVPRHLGIPTVTVPMGLMSDIRMPVGLTFAGRAHDDSALLRLAAAFEALAPRRVAPPRTPPLG; from the coding sequence ATGAGCGCCGCCCCGGGCATCGACGTCGTCGAGGCCTCGATCGCCGACCTGCGCGCGGCGCTCGAGTCGGGCCGGACGACCGCGGTCGAGCTCGTCGAGGCGTACCTCGCGCGCATCGACGCGTACGACGCGCCCGGCACCGGCACCTCGCTCAACGCGGTCGTCGTGCGCAATCCCGACGCGCTCGCCGACGCGCAGGCCTCCGACGAGCGCCGCGCTCGCGGCGAGGTGCTCGGCCCGCTCGACGGCATCCCCTACACCGCGAAGGACTCCTACCTCGTGAAGGGCCTGACGGCCGCAGCGGGCAGCCCCGCGTTCGAGCACCTCGTCGCGCAGCGCGACGCGTTCACGATCGAGCGGCTGCGTGGCGCCGGAGCGATCTGCCTGGGCCTGACGAACATGCCGCCGATGGCCAACGGCGGCATGCAGCGCGGCGTCTACGGCCGCGCCGAGAGCCCGTACAACGCCGAGTACCTCACGGCCGCGTTCGGCTCGGGCTCGTCCAACGGCTCGGGCACCGCGACCGCGGCGTCGTTCGCGGCGTTCGGCCTCGGCGAGGAGACCTGGTCGTCGGGGCGCGCGCCCGCCTCGAACAACGCGCTGTGCGCCTACACGCCGAGCCGCGGCGTCATCTCGGTGCGCGGCAACTGGCCGCTCGTGCCGACCATGGACGTCGTCGTGCCGCACACGCGCACCATTGCCGACCTGCTCGAGGTGCTCGACGTGATCGTCGCCGACGACCCCGAGACCCGCGGCGACTTCTGGCGCGCGCAGCCGTGGATCGCGCTGCCCGCGGCATCCGCCGTGCGCCCGGACTCGTACCTCGACCTGCTGCCCGGGTCGGCTCCCGAGCCATCCGCGCAGGGGGTCGCTTCGCGTCATCCGGAGCCGGCGCAGCCCGCCGAGCCGTCGCGGAACGACCCCGGCGCGGGTGCACGCGCGGCGCGCGCGGTGCGCGGGCCGCTCGCGGGCACGCGCATCGGCGTGCCGCGCATGTACGTGAACGCCGATCCCGACGCGGGCACGGCCGAGCCCGGTGGCGCGGTCGGCATCGGCGGCCCGACCGGGCAGCGCATCGAGACGCGCGCGAGCGTGATCGAGCTGTGGGATGCCGCTCGCCGCGACCTCGAGGCCGCCGGCGCCGAGGTCGTGCTCGTCGACTTCCCGGTCGTCTCGAACTACGAGGGCGACCGGCCGGGCGCGCCGACCATCGCGACGCGCGGGCTCGTGAGCCCCGAGTACCTCAGGCGCGAGATCGTCGACCTGTCGGCGTGGGCGTGGGAGGACTTCCTGCAGGCCAACGGCGACCCCGCGCTGCACACGCTCGCCGACGTCGACGGCGCCCGGATCTTCCCGCAGCCCGAGGGCGCGCTGCCCGATCGCTACACGGGCTTCGACGACGACATCGCCGAGTATCCGGGCTGGGTGCGCGCGCACCCCGGAGCGACGTGGGCCGACATGGCCGAGCTCGAGGGGGGCCTGCGCGGCCTCGAGGAGACCCGCCGCGTCGACCTCGAGCAGTGGATGGACGAGCTCGGACTCGACGCGGTCGCCTTCCCCGCGGTCGCCGACGTCGGCCCCGCCGACATGGACGTGAACCCCGCCTCGGCCGACCTCGGCTGGCGCAACGGCGTCTGGGTCGCCAACGGCAACCTCGTGCCCCGCCACCTCGGGATCCCGACGGTGACCGTGCCGATGGGCCTCATGAGCGACATCCGGATGCCCGTGGGCCTCACCTTCGCCGGACGCGCCCACGACGACTCGGCCCTGCTGCGCCTGGCCGCCGCGTTCGAGGCCCTCGCGCCCCGACGCGTCGCGCCGCCTCGGACGCCGCCGCTCGGCTGA
- a CDS encoding alpha/beta hydrolase family protein yields MRIDEEPLEIEVGDGIGAVPAVLARPAGARATIVVAHGAGAGKDHPFLTGFSRALAELGFASLRFDFPYAAAGRRFPDRPPVAIATWHAATQAARSHAPGDEPVWASGKSFGGRMASMAAAEGMEVAGLAFLGYPLHPPGRPDRSRDEHFGSLVGVPMLFVQGRNDPFAIPNEQLDELVRRIGPSAVLEWIEGAGHSFDVKGAKRPAAEVGASLAPRVAAFVDAHGTPGATATPPGN; encoded by the coding sequence ATGCGCATCGACGAGGAGCCCCTCGAGATCGAGGTGGGCGACGGCATCGGCGCCGTGCCCGCGGTGCTCGCCCGCCCCGCCGGCGCCCGCGCCACGATCGTGGTCGCCCATGGCGCGGGCGCGGGGAAGGACCATCCGTTCCTCACCGGGTTCAGCCGGGCGCTCGCGGAACTCGGCTTCGCGAGCCTGCGGTTCGACTTCCCCTACGCGGCGGCCGGTCGCCGGTTCCCCGATCGCCCGCCGGTCGCCATCGCGACCTGGCACGCGGCGACGCAGGCCGCCCGCTCGCATGCGCCCGGCGACGAGCCGGTGTGGGCGTCGGGGAAGTCCTTCGGCGGTCGCATGGCCTCGATGGCGGCGGCCGAGGGGATGGAGGTCGCAGGGCTGGCCTTCCTCGGGTACCCGCTGCACCCCCCGGGCCGGCCCGACCGCTCGCGCGACGAGCACTTCGGCTCGCTGGTCGGCGTGCCGATGCTGTTCGTGCAGGGCCGCAACGACCCGTTCGCCATCCCGAACGAGCAGCTCGACGAGCTCGTGCGGCGCATCGGGCCGAGCGCGGTGCTCGAATGGATCGAGGGCGCCGGGCACTCGTTCGACGTGAAGGGCGCGAAGCGGCCGGCCGCCGAGGTGGGTGCGTCCCTCGCGCCGCGCGTCGCCGCGTTCGTCGACGCGCACGGCACGCCGGGGGCGACGGCGACGCCGCCCGGAAACTGA
- a CDS encoding agmatine deiminase family protein → MNWRMPSETAPHERTWMAFPREGLTLGSEASEREEGYAAWTAVAHAVAEFEPVTMVVDPTELDRARRMLGSHVEILEAPLDEFWMRDFGPTFVVDDERPGVLGAVDWIFNGWGAPEWAEWRVSAEIARFAAAHVGAELVSSVLVNEGGGIHVDGEGTVLLTDTVQLDPRRNPYADRARVEAELARTIGTTKAIWLPRGLTRDYDDFGTNGHVDIVATFAAPGRVLLHDQRDPGHPDHAVTSELRELLEGQTDAAGRALEIVGLPAPATLRDDEGFVDWSYVNHLVVNDGVVACGFGEPEADARAAAILADAYPGRRVVTVDSRPIFARGGGIHCITQQQPALTSAEVAR, encoded by the coding sequence ATGAACTGGCGCATGCCATCCGAGACCGCCCCGCACGAACGCACCTGGATGGCGTTCCCCCGCGAGGGCCTGACCCTCGGCTCCGAGGCGTCCGAGCGCGAGGAGGGCTACGCGGCGTGGACCGCGGTCGCCCACGCCGTCGCCGAGTTCGAGCCCGTGACGATGGTCGTCGACCCGACCGAGCTCGACCGCGCCCGGCGCATGCTCGGCTCGCACGTCGAGATCCTCGAGGCGCCGCTCGACGAGTTCTGGATGCGCGACTTCGGCCCCACGTTCGTGGTCGACGACGAGCGCCCCGGCGTGCTCGGCGCGGTCGACTGGATCTTCAACGGCTGGGGCGCGCCGGAGTGGGCCGAGTGGCGCGTGTCGGCCGAGATCGCCCGGTTCGCGGCGGCCCACGTCGGCGCGGAGCTCGTGAGCTCGGTGCTCGTGAACGAGGGCGGCGGCATCCACGTCGACGGCGAGGGCACCGTGCTGCTCACCGACACCGTGCAGCTCGACCCGCGTCGGAACCCGTATGCCGACCGCGCGCGCGTCGAGGCCGAGCTCGCCCGCACGATCGGCACCACGAAGGCGATCTGGCTGCCGCGCGGCCTCACGCGCGACTACGACGACTTCGGCACGAACGGGCACGTCGACATCGTCGCCACGTTCGCCGCGCCCGGGCGGGTGCTGCTCCACGACCAGCGCGACCCCGGCCACCCCGACCACGCCGTCACGAGCGAGCTGCGCGAGCTGCTCGAGGGGCAGACGGATGCCGCGGGCCGCGCGCTCGAGATCGTCGGCCTTCCCGCGCCCGCGACGCTGCGCGACGACGAGGGCTTCGTCGACTGGAGCTACGTGAACCACCTCGTCGTCAACGACGGCGTGGTCGCCTGCGGATTCGGCGAGCCCGAGGCCGACGCGCGCGCCGCCGCGATCCTCGCCGACGCCTACCCGGGGCGGCGGGTCGTCACCGTCGACTCGCGCCCGATCTTCGCGCGCGGCGGCGGCATCCACTGCATCACGCAGCAGCAGCCCGCGCTGACCTCCGCGGAGGTCGCCCGATGA
- a CDS encoding TM2 domain-containing protein codes for MSAYPPAAPGPAAPNPHVARASQEATSTRSFIATWLFAWFLGVLGVDRFYLGKVGTGILKLLTIGGFGIWWLVDLVLTLTNAQKDKDGRRVIGTRQEQTIAWIVTAVGVVAGWVMSAATQAFSVLTDQVLPTLPWWPAG; via the coding sequence ATGAGCGCCTATCCGCCCGCCGCGCCGGGACCGGCCGCGCCGAACCCGCACGTCGCACGCGCCTCGCAGGAGGCCACCTCCACCCGCTCGTTCATCGCGACGTGGCTGTTCGCGTGGTTCCTCGGGGTGCTCGGGGTCGACCGCTTCTACCTCGGCAAGGTCGGCACCGGCATCCTGAAGCTGCTGACCATCGGCGGGTTCGGCATCTGGTGGCTCGTCGACCTCGTGCTCACGCTCACCAACGCCCAGAAGGACAAGGACGGCCGCCGCGTGATCGGCACGCGGCAGGAGCAGACGATCGCCTGGATCGTCACGGCGGTCGGCGTCGTCGCCGGCTGGGTGATGAGCGCCGCGACGCAGGCCTTCTCGGTCCTCACCGACCAGGTGCTGCCGACGCTGCCGTGGTGGCCGGCGGGCTGA